The Clupea harengus chromosome 26, Ch_v2.0.2, whole genome shotgun sequence genome has a segment encoding these proteins:
- the LOC105910172 gene encoding transcription activator BRG1 isoform X4, whose translation MSTPDPPEGGAPRPGPSPGSAHNMMGRSPGPPTSSAHTIPPSGPPGFTQENMHQLHKPVEGTLEKNIAEDPRFSQMKGMSMRPGGHGGMGPPPSPMDQHSQGYPSHLSGSEHGSSPVSGSGPPSGPLLPSSSSGPGSGPMETSEPQPMSQPTRSVVSVGGPSGGPVNTDSTCGPTPFNQNQLHQLRAQIMAYKILARGQPLPDHLQMAVQGKQPMPGMQQQPMPTIPPCTGPATGPGPMGAGFSRGHGMVGPNMPMAGPSGGPNMQGQPHGGPPKNWPEGPMGNATTPSNASQKLIPPQPTGRPSPTPPSVPSAASPVMPPQNQMPGQPGQPTSMVSMHQKQIRITPIQKPCGLDPVDILQEREYRLEARITHRIQELENLPGSLAGDLRTKATIELKALRLLNFQRQLRQEVVVCMRRDTALETALDARAYKRSKRQSLREARITEKLEKQQKIERERKRRQKHQEYLNSILAHAKDFKEYHRSITGKIQKLTKAVATYHANTEREQKKENERIEKERMRRLMAEDEEGYRKLIDQKKDKRLAYLLQQTDEYVANLTDLVRAHKAVQALKGKKKKKKKKKTTTTKVETAEGQAGGVGPDGEALDETSQMSDLPVKVIHVDSGKVLTGGEAPKAGQLETWLEMNPGYEVAPRSDSEDSGSEGEEEEEDEQPQSSQAAADDKKKITDPDDEVDARDIIDNAKQDVDDEYSSAAFERGLQSYYAVAHAVTEKVDKQSSLLVNGQLKHYQIQGLEWLVSLYNNNLNGILADEMGLGKTIQTIALITHLMEYKRLNGPFLIIVPLSTLSNWVYEFDKWAPSVVKVSYKGSRAARKAFVPQLRTGKFNVLLTTYEYIIKDKQILAKIRWKYMIVDEGHRMKNHHCKLTQVLNTHYLAPRRVLLTGTPLQNKLPELWALLNFLLPTIFKSCITFEQWFNAPFAMTGEKVDLNEEETILIIRRLHKVLRPFLLRRLKKEVEAQLPEKVEYVIKCDMSALQRVLYRHMQAKGVLLTDGSEKDKKGKGGTKALMNTIVQLRKICNHPYMFQQIEESFSEHLGFSGGFVQGPDLYRASGKFELLDRILPKLLVTNHKVLLFCQMTSLMNIMEDYFAYRSFKYLRLDGTTKAEDRGMLLKTFNDPASDYFVFLLSTRAGGLGLNLQSADTVVIFDSDWNPHQDLQAQDRAHRIGQQNEVRVLRLCTVNSVEEKILAAAKYKLNVDQKVIEAGMFDQKSSSHERRAFLQAILEHEEQDEEEDEVPDDETLNQMIARSEEEFDHFMRMDLDRRREEARNPKRKPRLMEEDELPSWILKDDAEVEALTCEEEEEKMFGRGSRQRRDVDYSDALSEKQWLKAIEGDTLDEAEEELRHKKATRKRRRDRDLDTPGPSTSGSVRSGGRDRGRERERERDRDRDDDGKRQRRRGRPPSEKISPNPPILTKKMKKIVDAIIKYKDSSNGRQLSEAFIQLPSRKELPEYYELIQRPMDFRKIKERIRSHRYRSLNDLERDVMLLCENAQTYNLEGSLIYEDSIVLQSVFTSLRQKIEKEEEEREGEESEEEVEADEGSESEVRSVKVKIKIGRKEKEKTTEREKSRRRGGRTRAKPVVSDDDTEEEQEEERSAAASEED comes from the exons ATGTCAACTCCGGATCCTCCAGAGGGAGGGGCCCCCAGACCTGGCCCTTCCCCTGGCTCCGCCCACAACATGATGGGTCGCAGCCCGGGCCCGCCCACCTCGTCAGCCCACACCATCCCTCCATCAGGACCACCAGGGTTTACCCAGGAGAACATGCATCAGTTACACAAA CCTGTGGAGGGCACGCTGGAGAAGAACATCGCTGAGGACCCTCGCTTCAGTCAGATGAAGGGGATGTCGATGAGACCTGGAGGCCACGGTGGCATGGGGCCGCCTCCAAGTCCCATGGACCAACACTCCCAAG GTTATCCATCTCATTTGAGTGGCTCAGAGCACGGTTCCAGTCCAGTGTCTGGCAGTGGTCCTCCTTCAggtcctctcctgccctcctcctcctctgggcctGGTTCTGGGCCCATGGAGACCAGCGAGCCCCAGCCCATGAGCCAACCGACCCGCTCGGTGGTGTCGGTCGGGGGACCCAGCGGCGGTCCTGTTAACACGGACAGCACATGCGGGCCCACCCCGTTCAACCAGAACCAGCTGCACCAGCTGCGCGCTCAGATCATGGCCTACAAGATCCTGGCACGTGGGCAGCCTCTACCGGACCACCTGCAGATGGCGGTGCAGGGCAAACAGCCCATGCCAGGCATGCAGCAGCAGCCCATGCCCACCATCCCCCCGTGCACCGGTCCAGCCACGGGCCCTGGGCCCATGGGCGCCGGGTTCAGCAGAGGTCACG GAATGGTGGGGCCCAACATGCCTATGGCTGGTCCTTCAGGGGGTCCCAACATGCAGGGACAGCCTCACGGAGGACCCCCCAAAAACTGGCCTGAGG GACCCATGGGGAATGCTACCACCCCCTCCAACGCCTCCCAGAAGCTGATCCCCCCACAGCCCACGGGCAGaccctcccccacacccccctcgGTGCCCTCTGCGGCCTCCCCTGTCATGCCCCCCCAGAACCAGATGCCAGGGCAACCCGGCCAGCCCACATCCATGGTGTCCATGCACCAGAAGCAGATCCGCATCACGCCCATACAGAAGCCCTGCGGTCTGGACCCAGTGGATatcctgcaggagagagagtacAG gctgGAGGCCCGCATCACACATCGTATCCAGGAACTGGAGAATCTCCCGGGTTCCCTGGCTGGAGACCTCCGCACCAAAGCCACCATAGAGCTCAAAGCCCTGCGGCTGCTTAACTTCCAGAGACAG CTGCGgcaggaggtggtggtgtgtatgCGGCGGGACACGGCCCTGGAGACGGCCCTGGACGCGCGGGCCTACAAGCGCAGCAAGCGGCAGTCCCTGCGTGAGGCTCGCATCACCGAGAAGCTGGAGAAGCAGCAGAAGATCGAGAGGGAGCGCAAGCGCCGCCAGAAACACCAG GAGTATTTGAACAGCATCCTCGCGCATGCTAAGGACTTCAAGGAGTACCACCGCTCCATCACAGGCAAGATCCAGAAGCTGACCAAAGCCGTGGCCACCTACCACGCCAACACTGAGCGCGAGCAGAAGAAGGAGAACGAGCGCatcgagaaagagagaatgaggagactgatg gctgaggatgaggaaggcTACCGTAAGCTCATCGACCAGAAGAAGGACAAGCGCCTGGCCTACCTGCTGCAGCAGACGGACGAGTACGTGGCCAACCTCACCGACCTGGTGCGCGCCCACAAGGCCGTGCAAGCCCTcaaggggaagaagaagaagaagaagaaaaagaagacgaCGACGACG AAGGTGGAGACTGCAGAAGGTCAGGCAGGAGGAGTGGGGCCTGATGGAGAG GCGCTGGATGAGACCAGTCAGATGAGTGACCTGCCGGTGAAGGTCATCCACGTGGACAGCGGGAAGGTCCTGACCGGGGGGGAGGCACCCAAGGCAGGGCAGCTGGAGACCTGGCTGGAGATGAACCCAGG ctaTGAAGTGGCACCCAGGTCCGACAGCGAGGACTCTGgctctgagggagaggag gaggaagaggatgagcagCCCCAGTCCTCTCAGGCTGCTGCGGACGACAAGAAGAAGATCACCGACCCCGATGACGAAGTGGACGCCCGAGACATCATCGA TAATGCTAAGCAGGATGTAGACGATGAGTACAGCAGTGCAGCCTTCGAACGCGGCCTGCAGTCCTACTACGCCGTGGCCCACGCCGTCACAGAGAAGGTGGACAAGCAGTCCTCCCTGCTGGTCAACGGCCAGCTCAAGCATTACCAG ATCCAGGGTCTGGAGTGGTTGGTGTCCCTCTACAACAACAACCTGAACGGCATCCTGGCTGACGAGATGGGCCTGGGGAAGACCATCCAGACCATCGCCCTCATCACCCACCTAATGGAGTACAAGCGCCTCAATGGGCCCTTCCTCATCATCGTGCCCCTCTC GACGCTCTCCAACTGGGTGTATGAATTTGACAAGTGGGCCCCGTCTGTGGTGAAAGTGTCCTACAAG GGATCTCGTGCCGCGCGAAAAGCATTCGTCCCTCAGCTGCGCACTGGCAAGTTCAATGTACTCTTGACAACCTATGAGTACATTATCAAGGACAAGCAAATCCTGGCCAAG ATCCGCTGGAAGTACATGATCGTGGACGAGGGCCACCGCATGAAGAACCACCACTGCAAGCTGACGCAggtgctgaacacacactacCTGGCGCCGCGGCGCGTCCTCCTCACCGGCACGCCGCTGCAGAACAAGCTGCCCGAGCTCTGGGCCCTGCTCAACTTCCTGCTGCCCACCATCTTCAAGAGCTGCATCACCTTCGAGCAGTGGTTCAACGCGCCCTTCGCCATGACCGGAGAGAAG GTGGACCTGAACGAAGAGGAGACCATTCTCATCATCCGTCGTCTGCACAAGGTGCTCCGCCCCTTCCTGCTTAGGAGGTTGAAGAAGGAAGTGGAGGCTCAGCTTCCTGAGAAG GTGGAGTACGTGATCAAGTGTGACATGTCAGCCCTGCAGAGGGTGCTGTACCGCCACATGCAGGCCAAAGGAGTCCTGCTGACAGATGGGTCAGAGAAGGACAAGAAG GGCAAAGGAGGGACCAAGGCTCTGATGAACACCATCGTGCAGCTGAGGAAGATCTGCAATCACCCCTACATGTTCCAGCAGATCGAG GAATCCTTCTCTGAGCATCTGGGTTTCTCTGGAGGCTTTGTTCaagg CCCTGACCTGTATCGCGCCTCGGGGAAGTTTGAGCTGCTGGACCGCATCCTGCCCAAGTTACTGGTCACCAACCACAAGGTGCTGCTCTTCTGCCAGATGACCTCCCTCATGAACATCATGGAGGACTACTTTGCCTATCGCAGTTTCAAGTATCTGCGTCTGGATG GCACCACTAAGGCTGAAGACCGTGGCATGCTGCTGAAGACCTTCAACGACCCAGCCTCCGACTACTTCGTCTTCCTGCTCAGCACCAGGGCCGGGGGGCTGGGCCTCAACCTGCAGTCGGCCGACACCGTGGTCATCTTCGACAGCGACTGGAACCCACACCAG GACCTGCAGGCCCAGGACCGGGCCCACCGCATCGGGCAGCAGAACGAGGTGCGCGTGCTTCGCCTCTGCACCGTCAACAGTGTGGAGGAGAAGATCCTGGCCGCCGCCAAGTACAAGCTGAACGTGGACCAGAAGGTGATCGAGGCCGGCATGTTCGACCAGAAGTCCTCCAGCCACGAGCGGCGGGCCTTCCTGCAGGCCATCCTGGAGCACGAGGAGCAGGACGAG GAGGAAGATGAAGTTCCCGATGATGAGACCCTCAACCAGATGATCGCCCGAAGTGAAGAGGAGTTTGACCACTTCATG CGCATGGATCTGGACCGGCGGCGCGAGGAGGCGCGCAACCCCAAGCGCAAGCCCCgtctgatggaggaggacgAGCTGCCCTCCTGGATCCTGAAGGACGACGCGGAGGTGGAGGCGCTCACctgcgaggaggaggaggagaagatgttCGGCCGCGGCTCGCGCCAGCGCAGGGACGTGGACTACAGCGACGCGCTCTCTGAGAAGCAGTGGCTCAAG GCCATAGAGGGCGACACACTGGACGAGGCTGAGGAGGAGCTGAGGCACAAGAAGGCGACCCGCAAGAGGAGACGGGACCGCGACCTGGACACCCCGGGCCCGTCCACGTCCGGGAGCGTACGAAGCGGGGGgagggacaggggcagagaaagagaacgagaaagagacagagacagggatgacgatggcaagagacagaggagacgaGGCCGTCCCCCCTCCGAAAAGATCTCGCCCAATCCCCCCATCCTGAccaagaagatgaagaagatcgTCGACGCCATCATCAAGTACAAAGACAG CAGTAATGGCCGTCAGCTGAGTGAGGCGTTTATCCAGCTCCCCTCCCGCAAGGAGCTGCCGGAGTACTATGAGCTCATCCAGAGGCCCATGGACTTCAGGAAGatcaag gAGAGGATCCGCAGTCACAGGTACCGCAGTCTCAACGACCTGGAGAGAGATGTAATGCTGCTGTGTGAGAACGCCCAGACCTATAACCTGGAGGGCTCTCTG ATTTATGAAGACTCCATAGTGCTGCAGTCTGTTTTCACCAGCCTGCGGCAGAAGattgagaaggaggaggaggagagagagggagaagagagtgaggaggaggtggaggccgATGAAGGATCTGAGTCTGAAG tgcgttCGGTGAAAGTGAAGATCAAGATTGGTCgtaaggagaaggagaagaccacagagagagagaagagtcgCAGGCGGGGCGGTCGCACCAGAGCCAAACCCGTAGTGAGTGATGACGAcactgaggaggagcaggaggag GAGCGCTCTGCCGCTGCCAGTGAGGAAGACTGA
- the LOC105910172 gene encoding transcription activator BRG1 isoform X1, protein MSTPDPPEGGAPRPGPSPGSAHNMMGRSPGPPTSSAHTIPPSGPPGFTQENMHQLHKQPVEGTLEKNIAEDPRFSQMKGMSMRPGGHGGMGPPPSPMDQHSQGYPSHLSGSEHGSSPVSGSGPPSGPLLPSSSSGPGSGPMETSEPQPMSQPTRSVVSVGGPSGGPVNTDSTCGPTPFNQNQLHQLRAQIMAYKILARGQPLPDHLQMAVQGKQPMPGMQQQPMPTIPPCTGPATGPGPMGAGFSRGHGMVGPNMPMAGPSGGPNMQGQPHGGPPKNWPEGPMGNATTPSNASQKLIPPQPTGRPSPTPPSVPSAASPVMPPQNQMPGQPGQPTSMVSMHQKQIRITPIQKPCGLDPVDILQEREYRLEARITHRIQELENLPGSLAGDLRTKATIELKALRLLNFQRQLRQEVVVCMRRDTALETALDARAYKRSKRQSLREARITEKLEKQQKIERERKRRQKHQEYLNSILAHAKDFKEYHRSITGKIQKLTKAVATYHANTEREQKKENERIEKERMRRLMAEDEEGYRKLIDQKKDKRLAYLLQQTDEYVANLTDLVRAHKAVQALKGKKKKKKKKKTTTTKVETAEGQAGGVGPDGEALDETSQMSDLPVKVIHVDSGKVLTGGEAPKAGQLETWLEMNPGYEVAPRSDSEDSGSEGEEEEEDEQPQSSQAAADDKKKITDPDDEVDARDIIDNAKQDVDDEYSSAAFERGLQSYYAVAHAVTEKVDKQSSLLVNGQLKHYQIQGLEWLVSLYNNNLNGILADEMGLGKTIQTIALITHLMEYKRLNGPFLIIVPLSTLSNWVYEFDKWAPSVVKVSYKGSRAARKAFVPQLRTGKFNVLLTTYEYIIKDKQILAKIRWKYMIVDEGHRMKNHHCKLTQVLNTHYLAPRRVLLTGTPLQNKLPELWALLNFLLPTIFKSCITFEQWFNAPFAMTGEKVDLNEEETILIIRRLHKVLRPFLLRRLKKEVEAQLPEKVEYVIKCDMSALQRVLYRHMQAKGVLLTDGSEKDKKGKGGTKALMNTIVQLRKICNHPYMFQQIEESFSEHLGFSGGFVQGPDLYRASGKFELLDRILPKLLVTNHKVLLFCQMTSLMNIMEDYFAYRSFKYLRLDGTTKAEDRGMLLKTFNDPASDYFVFLLSTRAGGLGLNLQSADTVVIFDSDWNPHQDLQAQDRAHRIGQQNEVRVLRLCTVNSVEEKILAAAKYKLNVDQKVIEAGMFDQKSSSHERRAFLQAILEHEEQDEGASAERQVQEEDEVPDDETLNQMIARSEEEFDHFMRMDLDRRREEARNPKRKPRLMEEDELPSWILKDDAEVEALTCEEEEEKMFGRGSRQRRDVDYSDALSEKQWLKAIEGDTLDEAEEELRHKKATRKRRRDRDLDTPGPSTSGSVRSGGRDRGRERERERDRDRDDDGKRQRRRGRPPSEKISPNPPILTKKMKKIVDAIIKYKDSSNGRQLSEAFIQLPSRKELPEYYELIQRPMDFRKIKERIRSHRYRSLNDLERDVMLLCENAQTYNLEGSLIYEDSIVLQSVFTSLRQKIEKEEEEREGEESEEEVEADEGSESEVRSVKVKIKIGRKEKEKTTEREKSRRRGGRTRAKPVVSDDDTEEEQEEERSAAASEED, encoded by the exons ATGTCAACTCCGGATCCTCCAGAGGGAGGGGCCCCCAGACCTGGCCCTTCCCCTGGCTCCGCCCACAACATGATGGGTCGCAGCCCGGGCCCGCCCACCTCGTCAGCCCACACCATCCCTCCATCAGGACCACCAGGGTTTACCCAGGAGAACATGCATCAGTTACACAAA CAGCCTGTGGAGGGCACGCTGGAGAAGAACATCGCTGAGGACCCTCGCTTCAGTCAGATGAAGGGGATGTCGATGAGACCTGGAGGCCACGGTGGCATGGGGCCGCCTCCAAGTCCCATGGACCAACACTCCCAAG GTTATCCATCTCATTTGAGTGGCTCAGAGCACGGTTCCAGTCCAGTGTCTGGCAGTGGTCCTCCTTCAggtcctctcctgccctcctcctcctctgggcctGGTTCTGGGCCCATGGAGACCAGCGAGCCCCAGCCCATGAGCCAACCGACCCGCTCGGTGGTGTCGGTCGGGGGACCCAGCGGCGGTCCTGTTAACACGGACAGCACATGCGGGCCCACCCCGTTCAACCAGAACCAGCTGCACCAGCTGCGCGCTCAGATCATGGCCTACAAGATCCTGGCACGTGGGCAGCCTCTACCGGACCACCTGCAGATGGCGGTGCAGGGCAAACAGCCCATGCCAGGCATGCAGCAGCAGCCCATGCCCACCATCCCCCCGTGCACCGGTCCAGCCACGGGCCCTGGGCCCATGGGCGCCGGGTTCAGCAGAGGTCACG GAATGGTGGGGCCCAACATGCCTATGGCTGGTCCTTCAGGGGGTCCCAACATGCAGGGACAGCCTCACGGAGGACCCCCCAAAAACTGGCCTGAGG GACCCATGGGGAATGCTACCACCCCCTCCAACGCCTCCCAGAAGCTGATCCCCCCACAGCCCACGGGCAGaccctcccccacacccccctcgGTGCCCTCTGCGGCCTCCCCTGTCATGCCCCCCCAGAACCAGATGCCAGGGCAACCCGGCCAGCCCACATCCATGGTGTCCATGCACCAGAAGCAGATCCGCATCACGCCCATACAGAAGCCCTGCGGTCTGGACCCAGTGGATatcctgcaggagagagagtacAG gctgGAGGCCCGCATCACACATCGTATCCAGGAACTGGAGAATCTCCCGGGTTCCCTGGCTGGAGACCTCCGCACCAAAGCCACCATAGAGCTCAAAGCCCTGCGGCTGCTTAACTTCCAGAGACAG CTGCGgcaggaggtggtggtgtgtatgCGGCGGGACACGGCCCTGGAGACGGCCCTGGACGCGCGGGCCTACAAGCGCAGCAAGCGGCAGTCCCTGCGTGAGGCTCGCATCACCGAGAAGCTGGAGAAGCAGCAGAAGATCGAGAGGGAGCGCAAGCGCCGCCAGAAACACCAG GAGTATTTGAACAGCATCCTCGCGCATGCTAAGGACTTCAAGGAGTACCACCGCTCCATCACAGGCAAGATCCAGAAGCTGACCAAAGCCGTGGCCACCTACCACGCCAACACTGAGCGCGAGCAGAAGAAGGAGAACGAGCGCatcgagaaagagagaatgaggagactgatg gctgaggatgaggaaggcTACCGTAAGCTCATCGACCAGAAGAAGGACAAGCGCCTGGCCTACCTGCTGCAGCAGACGGACGAGTACGTGGCCAACCTCACCGACCTGGTGCGCGCCCACAAGGCCGTGCAAGCCCTcaaggggaagaagaagaagaagaagaaaaagaagacgaCGACGACG AAGGTGGAGACTGCAGAAGGTCAGGCAGGAGGAGTGGGGCCTGATGGAGAG GCGCTGGATGAGACCAGTCAGATGAGTGACCTGCCGGTGAAGGTCATCCACGTGGACAGCGGGAAGGTCCTGACCGGGGGGGAGGCACCCAAGGCAGGGCAGCTGGAGACCTGGCTGGAGATGAACCCAGG ctaTGAAGTGGCACCCAGGTCCGACAGCGAGGACTCTGgctctgagggagaggag gaggaagaggatgagcagCCCCAGTCCTCTCAGGCTGCTGCGGACGACAAGAAGAAGATCACCGACCCCGATGACGAAGTGGACGCCCGAGACATCATCGA TAATGCTAAGCAGGATGTAGACGATGAGTACAGCAGTGCAGCCTTCGAACGCGGCCTGCAGTCCTACTACGCCGTGGCCCACGCCGTCACAGAGAAGGTGGACAAGCAGTCCTCCCTGCTGGTCAACGGCCAGCTCAAGCATTACCAG ATCCAGGGTCTGGAGTGGTTGGTGTCCCTCTACAACAACAACCTGAACGGCATCCTGGCTGACGAGATGGGCCTGGGGAAGACCATCCAGACCATCGCCCTCATCACCCACCTAATGGAGTACAAGCGCCTCAATGGGCCCTTCCTCATCATCGTGCCCCTCTC GACGCTCTCCAACTGGGTGTATGAATTTGACAAGTGGGCCCCGTCTGTGGTGAAAGTGTCCTACAAG GGATCTCGTGCCGCGCGAAAAGCATTCGTCCCTCAGCTGCGCACTGGCAAGTTCAATGTACTCTTGACAACCTATGAGTACATTATCAAGGACAAGCAAATCCTGGCCAAG ATCCGCTGGAAGTACATGATCGTGGACGAGGGCCACCGCATGAAGAACCACCACTGCAAGCTGACGCAggtgctgaacacacactacCTGGCGCCGCGGCGCGTCCTCCTCACCGGCACGCCGCTGCAGAACAAGCTGCCCGAGCTCTGGGCCCTGCTCAACTTCCTGCTGCCCACCATCTTCAAGAGCTGCATCACCTTCGAGCAGTGGTTCAACGCGCCCTTCGCCATGACCGGAGAGAAG GTGGACCTGAACGAAGAGGAGACCATTCTCATCATCCGTCGTCTGCACAAGGTGCTCCGCCCCTTCCTGCTTAGGAGGTTGAAGAAGGAAGTGGAGGCTCAGCTTCCTGAGAAG GTGGAGTACGTGATCAAGTGTGACATGTCAGCCCTGCAGAGGGTGCTGTACCGCCACATGCAGGCCAAAGGAGTCCTGCTGACAGATGGGTCAGAGAAGGACAAGAAG GGCAAAGGAGGGACCAAGGCTCTGATGAACACCATCGTGCAGCTGAGGAAGATCTGCAATCACCCCTACATGTTCCAGCAGATCGAG GAATCCTTCTCTGAGCATCTGGGTTTCTCTGGAGGCTTTGTTCaagg CCCTGACCTGTATCGCGCCTCGGGGAAGTTTGAGCTGCTGGACCGCATCCTGCCCAAGTTACTGGTCACCAACCACAAGGTGCTGCTCTTCTGCCAGATGACCTCCCTCATGAACATCATGGAGGACTACTTTGCCTATCGCAGTTTCAAGTATCTGCGTCTGGATG GCACCACTAAGGCTGAAGACCGTGGCATGCTGCTGAAGACCTTCAACGACCCAGCCTCCGACTACTTCGTCTTCCTGCTCAGCACCAGGGCCGGGGGGCTGGGCCTCAACCTGCAGTCGGCCGACACCGTGGTCATCTTCGACAGCGACTGGAACCCACACCAG GACCTGCAGGCCCAGGACCGGGCCCACCGCATCGGGCAGCAGAACGAGGTGCGCGTGCTTCGCCTCTGCACCGTCAACAGTGTGGAGGAGAAGATCCTGGCCGCCGCCAAGTACAAGCTGAACGTGGACCAGAAGGTGATCGAGGCCGGCATGTTCGACCAGAAGTCCTCCAGCCACGAGCGGCGGGCCTTCCTGCAGGCCATCCTGGAGCACGAGGAGCAGGACGAG ggagccagtgcagagaggcaagtacag GAGGAAGATGAAGTTCCCGATGATGAGACCCTCAACCAGATGATCGCCCGAAGTGAAGAGGAGTTTGACCACTTCATG CGCATGGATCTGGACCGGCGGCGCGAGGAGGCGCGCAACCCCAAGCGCAAGCCCCgtctgatggaggaggacgAGCTGCCCTCCTGGATCCTGAAGGACGACGCGGAGGTGGAGGCGCTCACctgcgaggaggaggaggagaagatgttCGGCCGCGGCTCGCGCCAGCGCAGGGACGTGGACTACAGCGACGCGCTCTCTGAGAAGCAGTGGCTCAAG GCCATAGAGGGCGACACACTGGACGAGGCTGAGGAGGAGCTGAGGCACAAGAAGGCGACCCGCAAGAGGAGACGGGACCGCGACCTGGACACCCCGGGCCCGTCCACGTCCGGGAGCGTACGAAGCGGGGGgagggacaggggcagagaaagagaacgagaaagagacagagacagggatgacgatggcaagagacagaggagacgaGGCCGTCCCCCCTCCGAAAAGATCTCGCCCAATCCCCCCATCCTGAccaagaagatgaagaagatcgTCGACGCCATCATCAAGTACAAAGACAG CAGTAATGGCCGTCAGCTGAGTGAGGCGTTTATCCAGCTCCCCTCCCGCAAGGAGCTGCCGGAGTACTATGAGCTCATCCAGAGGCCCATGGACTTCAGGAAGatcaag gAGAGGATCCGCAGTCACAGGTACCGCAGTCTCAACGACCTGGAGAGAGATGTAATGCTGCTGTGTGAGAACGCCCAGACCTATAACCTGGAGGGCTCTCTG ATTTATGAAGACTCCATAGTGCTGCAGTCTGTTTTCACCAGCCTGCGGCAGAAGattgagaaggaggaggaggagagagagggagaagagagtgaggaggaggtggaggccgATGAAGGATCTGAGTCTGAAG tgcgttCGGTGAAAGTGAAGATCAAGATTGGTCgtaaggagaaggagaagaccacagagagagagaagagtcgCAGGCGGGGCGGTCGCACCAGAGCCAAACCCGTAGTGAGTGATGACGAcactgaggaggagcaggaggag GAGCGCTCTGCCGCTGCCAGTGAGGAAGACTGA